The proteins below come from a single Candidatus Kirkpatrickella diaphorinae genomic window:
- a CDS encoding TonB-dependent receptor: MKPRKRHRVFTLPLFCSPLALMYESADAAGRKHQPDTRQHPARSHTAAKMRSVNAPTAPEQIVATARRVCSEQTIGRMQAQRILPGISPVKALQILPGVVFNNADPWGNNEQNASLFIHGFNQNQLGYTMDGIPLGDQAYGNYNGLSPQRAIISENVRSATVATGSGALGTASTSNLGGTLLFTSLDPKTRYGAQLDQSFGSFSTFRTYARLDTGTFGHGNTAYIAWARQDARAWDFAGHQGGHQVNLKFVHKGSSDKFTYFFDWSDKVEPNEDGIVLPSGYGTYVRPFTYPDFNYAKTYLNTPAYRQAGLNYRNYYSAAQRQDFLTYFKWQHDFSRHLHWDNSFYYHHNLGEGVVAGPISAAGLPTLFSAYFPDQNAGQLSNVFGGSGYATRTTEYWDNRGGVMSTLRYHLGRHDIELGGWYERNNNTQARRWYPLEADYPTTPYARQQNALINQYTNYFYTNSWMTRLQDRWKISDKLTLLAGFKSELVYTKGTLPVAARPGSLSPATSITVPGGRIAAVKPFLPSFGALWNITPHEQFFANIQENMRAFQAAGYGNATPWGSTSQAAFENFRENGKVETSWTYETGLRTHHRLHIGPLTDISAQLEYYHVHFSNRLVAIASTQSLSSIIGAATTLANVGSVSTNGMDFSFTAQLGPHFSIYNGLSYNKSVYNDDYTSGHSTIRIAGRNVAGPPDWTEKFVVTTNWGRFYGQLIGDVMGKRYTTYMNDLWAAPNAQFSMNAGYTIRGIPHVPSLRVQGNITNLTGTRGWTTVNVDQVSRQFTAYPIAPRMYFLTLSAQW; encoded by the coding sequence ATGAAGCCTCGCAAGCGGCACCGCGTTTTCACCTTGCCCCTTTTCTGTTCACCCCTCGCCCTGATGTATGAAAGTGCCGATGCCGCTGGCAGGAAACATCAACCCGATACACGGCAACACCCCGCACGCTCTCACACGGCGGCGAAAATGAGATCCGTCAATGCGCCCACCGCGCCGGAGCAGATCGTCGCGACCGCGCGTCGTGTGTGCTCCGAGCAGACGATTGGTCGTATGCAGGCACAGCGCATTCTGCCCGGAATAAGCCCTGTCAAAGCGCTACAGATACTGCCGGGCGTCGTGTTCAATAATGCCGATCCCTGGGGAAATAACGAGCAGAATGCCTCGCTCTTTATCCACGGTTTCAATCAGAACCAGCTTGGCTACACGATGGATGGCATTCCATTGGGTGATCAGGCTTACGGGAATTATAACGGCCTATCGCCGCAACGCGCCATCATCAGTGAGAATGTGCGAAGCGCAACTGTCGCCACCGGCTCAGGCGCGCTTGGCACGGCGTCAACTTCCAATCTTGGCGGCACGCTGCTCTTCACGTCGCTGGATCCGAAGACCCGTTATGGCGCCCAGCTTGACCAGAGTTTCGGGAGTTTCTCCACTTTCCGCACCTATGCGCGGCTGGATACCGGCACGTTCGGCCATGGAAACACGGCCTATATTGCCTGGGCGCGTCAGGATGCCCGCGCATGGGACTTTGCCGGTCATCAGGGGGGCCATCAGGTCAATCTGAAGTTTGTGCATAAAGGCTCAAGCGACAAATTCACTTATTTTTTCGATTGGTCCGACAAGGTTGAGCCGAATGAAGATGGGATTGTGCTCCCGAGCGGTTACGGCACGTATGTGCGGCCCTTCACTTATCCTGATTTTAATTATGCAAAAACCTATCTCAATACACCCGCCTACCGACAGGCCGGTCTGAATTACCGCAATTATTACTCCGCCGCGCAACGGCAGGATTTTCTGACTTATTTCAAGTGGCAGCATGATTTCAGCCGCCACCTGCACTGGGATAACAGCTTTTATTACCATCACAATCTTGGCGAAGGTGTTGTCGCAGGCCCGATCAGTGCCGCAGGTCTGCCGACTTTGTTCAGCGCCTATTTCCCGGATCAGAATGCCGGACAACTCAGCAATGTGTTTGGCGGGTCCGGCTACGCCACCCGCACGACGGAGTATTGGGATAATCGCGGCGGCGTGATGTCGACGCTGCGCTACCATCTCGGCCGTCATGATATCGAATTAGGGGGCTGGTATGAGCGGAATAACAACACGCAGGCGCGGCGCTGGTATCCGCTTGAGGCCGATTACCCGACGACACCCTACGCGCGTCAGCAAAATGCGCTGATCAATCAGTACACGAATTATTTCTACACAAATAGCTGGATGACCCGCCTTCAGGATCGCTGGAAAATCTCGGATAAATTGACGCTTCTGGCGGGGTTCAAATCTGAACTGGTCTACACAAAAGGCACGCTGCCCGTCGCGGCCCGGCCGGGCTCACTCTCTCCGGCGACATCCATCACCGTGCCCGGGGGCCGGATTGCGGCGGTGAAGCCCTTCCTCCCCTCCTTCGGCGCATTGTGGAATATCACGCCGCATGAGCAGTTTTTTGCGAATATTCAGGAGAATATGCGTGCTTTTCAGGCGGCAGGTTATGGCAATGCCACGCCCTGGGGTTCAACAAGCCAGGCCGCTTTCGAAAATTTCCGGGAGAATGGCAAGGTTGAAACCTCATGGACCTATGAGACCGGCCTGCGCACCCATCATCGCTTGCATATCGGGCCACTGACGGATATTTCCGCACAGCTTGAATATTATCATGTGCATTTCTCAAACCGGCTGGTGGCCATCGCCTCAACCCAGAGCCTGTCCTCCATTATCGGTGCCGCGACGACCTTGGCGAATGTCGGCTCCGTCTCAACCAATGGCATGGATTTTTCATTCACCGCGCAGTTAGGTCCGCATTTTTCGATTTATAACGGCCTCTCTTACAATAAATCAGTGTATAATGATGATTATACTTCCGGCCATTCCACGATCCGCATCGCGGGACGCAATGTCGCAGGGCCGCCGGACTGGACCGAGAAATTTGTCGTGACCACAAATTGGGGCCGTTTTTACGGCCAGTTGATCGGTGATGTCATGGGCAAACGTTATACGACCTATATGAACGACCTCTGGGCCGCGCCAAATGCGCAATTCAGCATGAATGCCGGTTACACCATTCGGGGCATCCCGCATGTGCCGTCACTGCGCGTCCAGGGCAATATCACCAACCTGACCGGCACACGGGGCTGGACGACGGTTAATGTGGATCAGGTTTCCCGACAGTTTACAGCCTACCCCATCGCCCCGCGCATGTATTTCCTGACACTCAGCGCTCAATGGTAA
- a CDS encoding glycerophosphodiester phosphodiesterase family protein, whose protein sequence is MLTRRHALLLGIAGMCAPSFAAPSLAPRPLVFAHRGASALRPEHTLASYAKAMEDGADYIEPDLVMTKDGVLVVRHESNIIDTTDVASRHEFAARKRTLVIDGITETGWFTTDFTLKELKTLRAKERLPQIRPHNTRYDGQFDIPTFEEVIDFVAAESAARGKIFGLIPEIKNSTHFHRLGLDPETIFLETIAAHQYTRHAPLELQSFETGNLKAIGRKTRAINPQARVTFLMGAPDELPPGLMGKPNAMNFGAFMTPAGLQKVRRFADVIGPSNADLIPRRKDGSWGRPTSLITDAHEAGLLVHSYTARPENSFLPKELRNGAAPEARNPEGMIAEVKRYLDMGLDGFFTDDPALGRLAVDRPG, encoded by the coding sequence ATGCTGACACGTCGTCATGCCCTCCTCCTCGGCATTGCCGGGATGTGCGCACCTTCCTTTGCCGCACCCTCCCTCGCGCCGCGCCCCCTGGTTTTCGCGCATCGCGGGGCCTCCGCCCTGCGGCCGGAGCACACGCTGGCATCCTATGCGAAGGCGATGGAGGACGGGGCCGATTACATCGAACCTGACCTCGTCATGACAAAAGATGGCGTCCTCGTTGTGCGCCATGAAAGCAATATCATCGACACGACGGATGTCGCTTCACGACATGAATTCGCTGCACGCAAGCGCACCCTTGTCATAGACGGCATCACCGAGACAGGCTGGTTCACCACCGATTTCACCCTTAAGGAACTCAAAACGCTGCGCGCGAAGGAACGCCTGCCGCAGATCCGTCCGCATAATACGCGTTATGATGGGCAGTTTGACATTCCCACCTTTGAGGAGGTGATTGATTTTGTCGCTGCCGAATCCGCCGCACGCGGCAAGATATTCGGGCTGATCCCGGAGATCAAAAATTCGACGCATTTCCACCGCCTCGGCCTTGACCCTGAAACGATATTTCTGGAGACCATTGCGGCCCATCAATATACGCGTCACGCCCCGCTTGAACTCCAATCCTTCGAAACCGGCAATCTCAAGGCCATCGGCAGAAAAACACGCGCCATCAACCCACAGGCCCGCGTCACGTTCCTAATGGGCGCGCCGGATGAATTACCGCCTGGCCTTATGGGGAAGCCGAATGCCATGAATTTCGGCGCCTTCATGACGCCCGCCGGGCTGCAGAAAGTGCGCCGCTTTGCCGACGTCATCGGCCCTTCCAATGCGGACCTCATCCCGCGCAGAAAAGATGGGTCCTGGGGCAGGCCGACATCTCTCATCACGGATGCGCATGAGGCGGGGCTTCTCGTGCATTCCTACACGGCACGACCGGAAAATTCTTTCCTCCCGAAGGAATTGCGCAATGGCGCCGCGCCGGAAGCCCGCAATCCTGAGGGCATGATTGCCGAGGTCAAACGCTATCTCGATATGGGTCTGGACGGCTTCTTCACAGATGACCCGGCTTTAGGACGGCTTGCCGTCGATCGGCCTGGCTGA
- the lptF gene encoding LPS export ABC transporter permease LptF: MSAPPTLFQRFFPTTLLDRYVLKQLALGLTGITTGAIALIWLMQSLRFVSLVVDRGLSLRVFIELTGLMIPSFLAVILPITTFLVILFGYQRMTSDRETTVMQAAGLSASQMARPGVICATIATVLCYLLNLWIVPTSYHSFKKYQFEIRNRLAAYLIQEGVFTPLSKDMTVYVRSKDRNGQLRGIFVEDDRLPQSHATILAEYGSMIVVDDVPHVVLYNGSRQEIDKHNGRLDVLTFKRNLIDLTSKNHTARQPRDAGEMSISELLNPENASVSPRDRGKFAVEAWKRLTSPLTALSYGMVALFTVLSGAFSRHGNVKRPFIAILTVVAMIALNLLLQNLTSRNLQLVPLMWLVAGLPAALCAGLLFGPELRQRLRPRLS; encoded by the coding sequence ATGTCCGCGCCGCCAACCCTTTTTCAGCGCTTCTTTCCGACGACGCTGCTTGATCGCTACGTCCTCAAGCAATTGGCGTTAGGGCTGACGGGCATCACGACAGGCGCCATCGCGTTGATCTGGCTGATGCAGTCACTGCGCTTTGTCTCCCTCGTCGTGGATCGCGGGCTTTCGCTGCGGGTGTTTATCGAGCTGACCGGCCTGATGATTCCGTCATTCCTCGCTGTCATCCTGCCGATCACCACTTTCCTCGTCATTCTCTTCGGTTATCAGCGTATGACGAGTGACCGGGAAACCACCGTGATGCAGGCGGCGGGGCTTTCCGCCTCTCAAATGGCGCGGCCCGGCGTCATCTGCGCCACCATCGCGACCGTACTCTGCTATCTGCTCAATCTCTGGATTGTCCCGACTTCCTATCATTCCTTCAAGAAATATCAGTTCGAAATCCGGAACCGCCTTGCCGCCTATCTGATCCAGGAAGGTGTTTTTACGCCGCTTTCAAAAGATATGACGGTCTATGTGCGCAGTAAGGACCGTAATGGCCAGTTACGGGGCATTTTTGTCGAAGATGACCGCCTGCCGCAAAGCCATGCCACAATTCTGGCGGAATATGGCTCGATGATCGTCGTCGACGATGTGCCACATGTTGTACTTTATAACGGCTCGCGACAGGAAATCGACAAGCATAATGGAAGGCTGGATGTCTTGACCTTTAAGCGAAATCTCATTGACCTCACTTCCAAAAATCACACGGCGCGGCAACCGCGGGATGCGGGGGAAATGTCGATTTCGGAATTATTAAATCCTGAAAATGCCAGTGTCAGCCCCCGCGACCGCGGTAAATTCGCGGTCGAAGCCTGGAAGCGCCTGACATCCCCCCTGACCGCGCTTTCTTACGGGATGGTCGCGCTTTTCACCGTCCTGAGCGGTGCCTTCTCGCGTCACGGTAACGTCAAGCGGCCCTTTATCGCAATCCTGACAGTGGTGGCGATGATCGCCCTCAACCTTCTGCTGCAGAATCTGACAAGCCGCAATTTACAGCTCGTCCCCCTGATGTGGCTCGTCGCCGGGCTGCCCGCCGCCTTGTGCGCCGGGCTGTTATTCGGGCCTGAACTCCGGCAGCGTTTACGGCCCCGTCTCTCCTGA
- the lptG gene encoding LPS export ABC transporter permease LptG — MAAASPPSAHRVGVSVTLALYVGRSFTWVVIAMVLALTGLVSLFDFIDLLRRVSTKPDVPTTLVFEIAGLHIPYFMILIMPFGILLGGIVCFWRLTRTSELIVARAAGISAWQFLTAPLAAALLIGGLGTTAISPLSSFMFRQAELLDQTYLQTGGGPLTFNGTNLWLREAEPDKGVAIIHAENVHREGVSLRLGTVSIFRLDDRDHLIERLTASSGRLIEGFWALEGVSMVRPNHLPDQIGNTKIPTSLTLGRVEQSFASPDTLSIWALPRFIRLLQASGFSTIRHRLHFQTLLALPILCGTMALVSAGFSMRPTRRGGVARMLGSGVAAGFALFSVSKIAAQFGESGALPPLLAAWAPTIAGLCLAVALLLHLEDG, encoded by the coding sequence ATGGCGGCAGCTTCACCCCCTTCCGCGCACCGTGTCGGTGTCTCCGTCACGCTTGCCCTTTATGTCGGGCGCTCTTTCACCTGGGTTGTCATTGCCATGGTTCTGGCCCTGACCGGGCTGGTTTCACTTTTCGATTTTATTGACCTGCTGCGACGTGTCTCCACAAAACCTGACGTGCCTACCACCCTCGTTTTTGAGATTGCAGGGCTGCACATTCCTTATTTCATGATTCTCATCATGCCTTTCGGGATTCTGCTCGGCGGTATCGTCTGTTTCTGGCGCCTGACACGTACATCGGAATTGATCGTCGCCCGGGCGGCGGGCATTTCCGCCTGGCAGTTTCTGACGGCGCCCCTCGCCGCGGCGCTGCTGATCGGCGGGCTGGGCACGACGGCAATTTCGCCCCTCTCATCTTTCATGTTCCGCCAGGCTGAACTCCTGGACCAGACTTATCTTCAGACCGGTGGCGGCCCCCTGACATTTAACGGCACCAATCTTTGGCTGCGAGAGGCGGAACCGGATAAAGGCGTCGCCATCATCCATGCTGAGAATGTCCACCGGGAAGGCGTGTCGCTGCGCCTCGGGACCGTCTCGATTTTTCGTCTGGATGACCGTGACCACCTGATTGAACGCCTGACCGCCAGCTCCGGCCGCCTCATTGAGGGTTTCTGGGCGCTTGAAGGCGTGTCGATGGTGCGGCCGAACCACCTGCCGGACCAGATCGGCAACACAAAAATCCCGACCAGCCTGACATTAGGCCGGGTTGAGCAGAGTTTCGCCTCGCCTGACACGCTGTCAATCTGGGCGCTTCCCCGATTTATCCGGCTGCTTCAGGCGTCCGGTTTTTCAACGATCCGTCACAGATTACATTTCCAGACACTCTTGGCGTTGCCGATACTTTGTGGGACGATGGCCCTCGTCTCTGCCGGGTTTTCAATGCGCCCAACGCGGCGCGGCGGTGTCGCGCGGATGCTTGGCTCCGGCGTTGCTGCCGGGTTTGCCTTGTTCAGCGTTTCCAAGATCGCGGCCCAGTTTGGCGAATCGGGGGCACTGCCGCCCCTTCTTGCCGCGTGGGCGCCGACAATTGCCGGTTTGTGTCTCGCTGTGGCGCTATTGCTACATTTGGAGGATGGTTAA
- a CDS encoding LPS-assembly protein LptD, which produces MAGKRRRNGHRRRNLAAVALLGGVGLTTHDSAKAGGMRREPGPKVNIGKTSSSSEPVTYLADHESYTKDGVATWSGNVQVWQGDQAMRADKIVYDRNSGIMRAMGHIAMIEPDNSTIFTNTLELSNGMHNAIARGIYIRMQDNAKIAANGMRRTDSRINDLSKVIYTACKTCEKNPDKPPFWQIRAYDAKQDSEHKRIEFSHAYLQFFGVPVFYFPLFSMTDPTVKRQSGFLMPGISPHDRYLGTYATIPYYWVINDSQDMTVQALVSTRTGPQISAQYRNNLRFGKIRFTGGVADATRHNTSFLNFLDNRTESTSTTGIQGYARGKVDFVINRNWRAGANVNVASSANYMRDYRITGYGNEVLASDGFVEGFGVGSWARLDAQLYQGLNQGVIQNAQLPFVLPRFSYGFQAQRDPLGGVFSLNTTDFVVYRPEGVNTDRAQIRLNWDRPFHNALGQEWLFTLRLDAAGYQASHYRQQPLYAPIGGTHTSGQFLPTAALKVSWPFMRSFAHGAGVQIIEPIAQIIASPTRFYKPTSLIPNEDSFQYEFTDSTLFSLNRYNGTDRLDSGVRGNIGLHGNWTWHGHVIDFLVGESIQRSIDPYRSPYDGLGHHLSSPVGRIRLSPNRFVDLTVRGRYNPYGKPFDYGEALLNTGVNHFHVNAGYIYEPITPYYLYQQNYRFNQVSRAYSTPISEITAGVNGDYGHYHASVYGRRSLSRKEFVSIGGDVGYANDCFGLDVMFIKQYTFIGGQQRNTTVLFNFTLKTIGTFGING; this is translated from the coding sequence ATGGCGGGTAAGCGGCGCAGAAACGGGCACCGGCGGAGAAATCTCGCCGCTGTAGCCCTGTTGGGCGGCGTCGGGCTGACAACGCATGACAGCGCCAAGGCAGGCGGGATGCGTCGGGAGCCGGGGCCGAAAGTCAATATCGGCAAAACCTCCTCCTCAAGTGAGCCCGTCACTTACCTCGCTGATCACGAATCCTACACGAAAGATGGCGTCGCCACCTGGTCCGGCAATGTTCAGGTCTGGCAGGGTGATCAGGCTATGCGCGCCGATAAGATCGTTTATGACCGGAATTCAGGCATTATGCGCGCGATGGGCCATATCGCCATGATCGAGCCCGATAACAGCACGATTTTCACCAATACGCTGGAATTGAGCAATGGCATGCATAATGCCATTGCGCGCGGCATTTACATCCGGATGCAGGATAACGCCAAAATCGCTGCGAACGGAATGAGAAGGACGGATAGCCGGATCAATGACCTCAGCAAGGTGATTTATACGGCGTGCAAAACCTGTGAAAAAAATCCGGACAAACCACCTTTCTGGCAAATCCGGGCTTATGACGCCAAGCAGGATTCGGAGCATAAAAGGATAGAATTCTCCCACGCTTATCTTCAGTTTTTCGGGGTGCCTGTCTTTTATTTCCCGTTATTTTCCATGACGGACCCGACCGTGAAACGGCAAAGCGGCTTCCTCATGCCCGGTATCAGCCCGCATGACCGCTATCTCGGCACTTACGCCACCATCCCCTATTACTGGGTCATTAATGACTCGCAGGATATGACGGTGCAGGCCCTCGTCTCCACGCGTACCGGCCCGCAGATCAGCGCGCAATATCGAAATAATCTCCGCTTCGGGAAGATCCGCTTTACGGGCGGCGTTGCTGATGCGACCCGTCACAACACGTCCTTCCTGAACTTCCTCGATAATCGGACGGAAAGCACAAGCACGACAGGCATACAGGGTTATGCGCGCGGTAAGGTTGATTTCGTCATTAACCGCAACTGGCGCGCCGGGGCTAATGTCAATGTTGCCTCTTCAGCAAATTACATGCGCGACTACCGCATCACCGGTTACGGTAACGAAGTTCTTGCCTCTGACGGGTTTGTCGAAGGCTTCGGCGTTGGGTCCTGGGCGCGCCTGGATGCGCAGCTTTATCAGGGGCTGAATCAGGGCGTCATTCAAAACGCGCAATTGCCTTTTGTGCTGCCTCGTTTCAGTTATGGCTTTCAGGCGCAGCGTGATCCGCTCGGGGGTGTCTTCTCGCTGAATACGACGGATTTCGTTGTTTACCGCCCTGAAGGTGTCAATACCGATCGGGCGCAAATCCGCCTCAATTGGGATCGGCCTTTCCATAACGCGCTCGGGCAGGAATGGCTGTTTACATTGCGTCTCGATGCGGCAGGGTATCAGGCCAGCCATTACCGTCAGCAACCCCTTTATGCACCGATCGGCGGCACGCACACGTCAGGCCAGTTCCTCCCCACAGCGGCGCTGAAAGTCAGCTGGCCTTTCATGCGCAGTTTCGCGCACGGCGCCGGGGTGCAGATCATTGAACCGATCGCGCAGATCATCGCATCCCCGACACGGTTTTATAAACCGACCAGCCTCATCCCGAATGAGGACAGCTTCCAATATGAGTTCACGGACAGCACGCTCTTTTCCCTCAACCGTTATAACGGGACGGATCGGCTTGATAGCGGAGTACGCGGTAATATCGGGCTGCATGGCAATTGGACATGGCACGGGCACGTAATCGATTTCCTCGTCGGGGAGAGCATTCAGAGGTCAATCGACCCTTACCGCTCACCTTATGACGGGCTGGGACATCACTTATCGAGCCCGGTGGGCCGCATCCGGCTGAGCCCCAACCGCTTTGTCGATCTGACAGTGCGCGGCCGTTACAACCCTTACGGGAAGCCCTTTGATTACGGTGAAGCCCTGTTGAATACGGGGGTTAATCACTTCCACGTCAATGCGGGCTATATTTACGAGCCCATCACACCTTATTACCTCTATCAGCAGAATTACCGCTTCAATCAGGTTTCACGCGCGTACTCCACCCCGATCAGCGAAATCACCGCCGGGGTTAATGGCGATTATGGTCATTATCACGCATCCGTTTACGGGCGTCGCTCGTTATCACGCAAGGAGTTCGTCAGTATCGGCGGCGATGTCGGTTACGCCAATGATTGCTTCGGCTTGGACGTTATGTTTATCAAACAATATACTTTCATTGGGGGGCAGCAGCGCAATACGACGGTGCTCTTCAATTTCACTCTGAAAACCATCGGAACCTTCGGGATAAACGGCTGA
- a CDS encoding peptidylprolyl isomerase, whose protein sequence is MSHSLIAVSLLSLSHITPADAAHGRHAATKHRAVKKLDAAAPPEAQIIGTINGQVLTERDVENRGRLFALSTGLSISPELMQRLRPQIIRQLVDERIKTQELLKRHINIPPQQIADTIRNIEARNGMPTDALRSRLRNDGVSLSTLIDQIRVQLGWMTILRQEVGGRARITAREIEQREAALKAEEGRPQYNVSEIFVPVADPRHPEPELEFTKTIIAELRKGAPFPIVAAQFSRAQTALDGGALGWVQEDSLDPPVVAIVRAMPIGAISNPIQVAGGYDIVTVHARRTVGHQLANLVTLRQAFFPFTSALNPRNPTEQQKQALDRATSAVKRVRGCDAMEQLNKSLGEKRPSDPGNGSSLVLDRMNEQMKSVISHLGIGVPSKPLVSPDGIALIMVCAREQKNVAQQSPSEIADNLLNERVEQASRQLERDLERRSVIKLRPNAHASAH, encoded by the coding sequence ATGTCTCACAGTCTGATCGCGGTCAGCCTTCTGAGCCTCAGCCACATCACCCCCGCCGACGCCGCGCATGGCCGGCACGCCGCGACAAAGCATCGCGCCGTCAAGAAGCTCGACGCCGCGGCACCTCCGGAAGCGCAGATCATCGGCACTATCAATGGCCAGGTTCTGACCGAGCGTGACGTCGAAAATCGCGGCCGCCTCTTCGCCCTCTCGACCGGTTTATCGATCAGCCCCGAATTGATGCAGCGCCTGCGCCCCCAGATCATCCGGCAACTGGTTGATGAGCGCATCAAAACGCAGGAGCTGTTGAAACGGCACATCAACATCCCGCCCCAGCAGATCGCCGACACGATCCGCAATATCGAAGCCCGGAACGGGATGCCAACCGACGCGCTGCGCAGCCGCCTGCGCAATGATGGCGTTTCCCTGTCGACACTGATCGACCAGATCCGCGTTCAACTTGGCTGGATGACGATTTTACGTCAGGAAGTGGGCGGACGGGCGCGCATCACCGCACGGGAAATTGAGCAGCGTGAAGCGGCGCTTAAAGCTGAGGAAGGGCGCCCGCAATATAATGTCAGTGAGATCTTCGTCCCGGTCGCTGACCCGCGTCACCCGGAGCCGGAACTGGAATTTACCAAAACCATCATCGCCGAGCTCCGGAAAGGCGCGCCCTTCCCCATTGTCGCGGCCCAATTCTCCCGCGCGCAGACGGCTTTGGATGGGGGTGCTCTCGGATGGGTTCAGGAGGATAGTCTCGACCCGCCTGTCGTCGCCATTGTGCGCGCCATGCCGATCGGCGCGATCTCCAACCCCATTCAGGTGGCAGGGGGTTATGATATCGTGACCGTCCATGCTCGGCGCACGGTCGGGCATCAATTGGCGAATCTGGTCACGTTACGTCAGGCTTTCTTCCCTTTCACCTCAGCTTTGAACCCGCGGAACCCGACTGAGCAGCAGAAACAGGCGCTTGACCGGGCCACCAGCGCCGTCAAACGCGTGCGCGGCTGTGACGCCATGGAGCAGCTCAATAAGTCACTGGGGGAGAAGCGCCCCTCTGACCCCGGGAATGGGTCCAGCCTTGTCCTTGACCGCATGAATGAGCAGATGAAATCCGTCATCAGTCATCTCGGTATCGGCGTCCCCAGCAAACCGCTTGTCTCCCCGGACGGGATTGCGCTGATCATGGTTTGCGCCCGAGAGCAGAAAAACGTTGCGCAGCAATCACCCAGCGAAATCGCGGATAATCTGTTGAATGAACGCGTTGAACAAGCCTCTCGACAGCTCGAGCGCGATCTGGAACGCCGTTCCGTCATCAAACTGCGCCCGAACGCCCATGCATCCGCGCATTAA
- the rsmA gene encoding 16S rRNA (adenine(1518)-N(6)/adenine(1519)-N(6))-dimethyltransferase RsmA: MEQHGLSPRKSLGQHFLLDPSIVARIAQLAGQLDGVTVIEVGPGPGGLTRALLQTEAAQIFAVEIDARAIPILEDLKTHDPDRLHIIQADALRQDMATFGSAPRQLVANLPYNVGTKLMVNWLAQAAMWRRMTLMFQREVADRICAQPGTAAYGRLSVLAQFCASCSIVMHVPAGAFTPPPKIDSAVVDIRPHAEQPSASLFRAMGRVTAAAFGQRRKMLRSALKTLHGETLLDRADIDPSRRAETLSVAEFTQLATLLCDMESGAA; encoded by the coding sequence ATGGAGCAGCATGGTCTTTCACCCCGCAAAAGCCTGGGGCAGCACTTCCTCCTCGACCCGTCCATTGTCGCGCGCATCGCGCAGCTGGCGGGCCAGCTTGACGGTGTGACCGTAATTGAAGTCGGGCCGGGCCCCGGCGGACTGACGCGCGCGCTGCTTCAGACGGAAGCCGCTCAGATCTTCGCTGTGGAGATTGACGCGCGGGCCATCCCGATCCTCGAAGATCTTAAGACCCATGACCCGGATCGTCTGCATATAATCCAGGCGGATGCGTTGAGGCAGGACATGGCGACGTTCGGGTCCGCCCCAAGGCAGCTCGTCGCAAACCTGCCTTATAATGTCGGCACCAAGCTTATGGTTAACTGGCTGGCACAGGCGGCCATGTGGCGTCGTATGACGTTGATGTTTCAGCGAGAAGTGGCAGACCGCATCTGCGCGCAACCCGGGACGGCCGCTTATGGGCGGCTGAGCGTGTTGGCTCAGTTCTGTGCGTCGTGCAGCATTGTCATGCATGTGCCCGCCGGTGCCTTCACGCCCCCACCCAAAATCGATTCAGCGGTGGTGGATATCCGACCCCATGCCGAACAGCCTTCAGCATCATTATTCCGTGCTATGGGGCGGGTGACCGCCGCCGCCTTCGGCCAAAGGCGCAAAATGTTGCGCAGCGCGCTGAAAACCCTCCATGGTGAGACGCTTCTGGACCGCGCCGACATTGACCCCTCGCGCAGGGCCGAGACATTGAGCGTCGCAGAGTTTACGCAACTCGCCACCTTATTGTGCGACATGGAAAGCGGGGCAGCGTAG